A single window of Anopheles moucheti chromosome 2, idAnoMoucSN_F20_07, whole genome shotgun sequence DNA harbors:
- the LOC128296868 gene encoding tumor necrosis factor alpha-induced protein 8-like protein isoform X2, which produces MIDTVMTDNAFKAKDIGLRAQKKILSRMASKNVAKVFIDGTTASLLDNVYRLVKVHTGSKKDAERLVKNIIKIVIKIAVLHRNAQLNAEELRQADRFRIKFQTLQMAILSFYEVDYSFDLNYLQKSLADCRSLLRSCVVRHLTDKSLGRIDEVFDTFADSALLETAFRQDSPYREIMDKIVVDLNKAMENGDI; this is translated from the exons ATGATCGATACAG TTATGACGGATAATGCTTTCAAAGCGAAGGATATTGGGTTGCGGGCCCAGAAGAAAATCCTCTCACGGATGGCAAGCAAAAATGTTGCCAAAGTATTCATCGACGGTACGACCGCATCCCTGCTGGACAATGTGTACCGACTGGTGAAAGTACAT ACTGGCAGCAAAAAGGATGCCGAACGGTTGGtgaaaaacattattaaaatCGTGATTAAAATTGCGGTACTGCATCGTAACGCACAGCTGAACGCGGAAGAATTGCGGCAGGCGGATCGGTTCCGCATCAAGTTCCAAACGCTGCAAATGGCAATTCTGTCCTTCTACGAGGTGGACTACAGCTTTGATTTGAATTATCTGCAGAAATCGCTGGCAGACTGCCGGAGCCTGTTGCGATCGTGTGTGGTGCGCCATCTGACGGACAAATCGCTTGGCCGCATTGACGAGGTGTTTGACACGTTCGCGGATTCCGCCCTGCTCGAGACGGCCTTCCGGCAAGACTCCCCGTACCGGGAGATAATGGACAAGATTGTGGTCGATCTGAACAaagcgatggaaaatggaGACATTTAA